Proteins from one Anastrepha obliqua isolate idAnaObli1 chromosome 2, idAnaObli1_1.0, whole genome shotgun sequence genomic window:
- the LOC129239666 gene encoding uncharacterized protein LOC129239666 produces the protein MCPNSGSGMQSAQIRKFVEHGMPEKIIKTVQYTLKKRAEERSSTVASMEMSHHNHAAADAGTGKPPSTSKSSSLGIPRLCGRFRNQQTSTKLQDNITNIGAAGTETIEVNKADMDALALTTQVTKNFVQRLYGVAEKMQSSKLYTLLTRTTQPAHLIAVCVLTFVMFTVWPDIVDTSDSSAVSGAEQTSIKDEQHAQRHNTLAAIAYLGAFATHFGAQIWMTFISGLSLYFSLPRHTFGQCQQILFPRYFALSSVLSISMLILFVKYFLNSWTVATMVQLTALATTALIELMIRLYLAPPMLRLMHEKYRIEGAIGSGREVGSLEQGDLINCPHYQRIHKTFRRIHMTIAMGNMTVLLATCLHLYFLASKIQIS, from the exons ATGTGCCCAAATTCCGGTTCCGGTATGCAAAGTGCCCAAATTCGAAAATTCGTTGAGCATGGGATGCCCGAGAAGATTATAAAAACAGTGCAGTACACACTCAAAAAACGTGCCGAAGAACGGAGTTCCACCGTAGCCAGCATGGAGATGTCCCACCACAACCATGCCGCCGCTGATGCTGGCACAGGAAAGCCCCCTTCTACAAGCAAAAGCTCATCTTTGGGCATTCCTCGCCTTTGTGGGCGTTTTCGCAACCAACAAACTTCCACCAAATTGCAGGATAATATCACAAATATTGGCGCTGCAGGCACCGAAACAATTGAAGTCAATAAAGCCGATATGGACGCACTCGCCTTAACAACTCAAGTGACGAAAAACTTCGTGCAGCGACTTTATGGTGTTGCGGAAAAAATGCAAAGCAGCAAATTATACAC ATTGCTGACGAGAACGACGCAGCCAGCGCATTTAATCGCCGTCTGTGTGTTAACATTTGTGATGTTCACTGTTTGGCCAGATATAGTGGACACAAGTGATTCCTCCGCTGTCAGCGGTGCAGAGCAAACTTCAATCAAGGACGAGCAACATGCCCAGCGACATAACACTTTGGCAGCCATCGCATACTTAGGTGCATTCGCTACTCATTTCGGTGCCCAAATATGGATGACATTCATCTCAG GGCTATCGCTGTATTTCTCATTGCCACGTCACACATTTGGACAGTGTCAGCAGATTTTGTTTCCACGTTATTTCGCACTGAGCTCTGTGTTGAGCATCAGTATGTTAATACTTTTTGTCAAGTACTTCCTTAACTCGTGGACTGTAGCCACAATGGTGCAATTGACAGCATTGGCTACCACCGCCTTAATTGAGTTAATGATACGTCTCTATCTCGCACCTCCGATGCTGCGACTGATGCACGAAAAATACCGGATTGAAGGTGCTATCGGTAGTGGTCGAGAGGTGGGCTCTCTCGAGCAAGGCGATCTCATCAATTGTCCACACTATCAACGCATCCACAAAACATTTCGCCGCATCCACATGACGATAGCCATGGGCAACATGACGGTGCTGTTAGCTACCTGCCTTCATTTGTATTTTCTCGCATCGAAAATACAAATTAGCTAA